ATTCAAGCAGCAAAAGCAGCAGGTGTAGAGCGTTTCATATTCTTTTCGATTTTAGATGCTGATAAATATCCAGAAGTGCCGCTAATGGAAATCAAGCGATGTACAGAATTATTCTTAGCTGAATCAGGCTTGAATTATACCATCTTGCGGCTAGCTGGGTTTATGCAAGGGTTAATCGGTCAGTATGGGATTCCCATTTTGGAAGCACAGCCAGTTTGGGTAACAGGTAATTCTTCTCCCATTGCCTACATGGATACTCAGGACATTGCGAAGTTTGCAATCCGTGCATTGAGTGTGCCTGAAACAGAAAATCAGGCTTTTCCTGTAGTTGGGACTCGTGCATGGAGTGCAGAAGAAATTATAAATCTATGTGAACGCTTATCAGGAAAAGATGCCAGGGTAACGCGGATGCCAATAAACTTATTGCGTGCCGTGCGGGGCTTAATGCGATCATTTCAGTGGGGATGGAACGTAGCTGACAGGCTAGCGTTTACAGAAGTATTGGCTAGTGGTAAACAGCTAAATGCTTCAATGGATGAAGTATACACAGTTTTTGGCTTAGATGCCCAACAGACCACAACCCTAGAAAGCTATCTCCAAGAGTACTTCAGCCGAATTATGAAGAAGCTCAAAGAGGTAGACTACCAGAAAAATAAGAATAAAAAGCAGAAACCTAAAAAAACTCCTTTTAAACAGTCTTCAAAAGCCAATAGTCAATAGTCATTACAAAACAGACATTAGTCATAAAATTCTACACTCTGGATATTTGATTCCAGATTAATGACTACATGACCAAAAATGTGTAAGGATTACATAATACAGAGCATCGCCTAAACTTGGATATTTGAGTGTGCCGAAAGCAGGCATTATCTACAATGACGTTAAACCGATAGCGGGTCGTGTCGCTATTGAGTTGAAAGACAAGCTAACCGCAGCCGGTTGGGATGTGTGTATCACATCAAGTATCGGTGGAATATTGGGCTACTCTAATCCAGATAGTCCTGTATGCCACACCCCCATTGATGGTCTAACGCCCCCTGGTTTTGACTCAGATATGGAGTTTGCAGTGGTGTTAGGGGGAGACGGCACTGTTTTAGCAGCGTCTCGTCAGGTAGCCCCCTGTGGTATTCCACTGTTAACAGTGAATACCGGTCACATGGGATTTTTGACAGAAACTTTCCTGAATCAATTACCCCAAGCGCTAGAACAGGCGATGACGGGTGAGTATGAAATTGAAGAAAGAGCCATGCTCACCGTCAAAGTATTT
This Nostoc sp. KVJ3 DNA region includes the following protein-coding sequences:
- a CDS encoding SDR family oxidoreductase, whose product is MTLLIVGATGTLGRQVARRAIDEGYKVRCLVRSSKKAAFLKEWGAELVPGNLRYPDTLADALKGVTQVIDASTSRPTDSLSIKQVDWEGKVALIQAAKAAGVERFIFFSILDADKYPEVPLMEIKRCTELFLAESGLNYTILRLAGFMQGLIGQYGIPILEAQPVWVTGNSSPIAYMDTQDIAKFAIRALSVPETENQAFPVVGTRAWSAEEIINLCERLSGKDARVTRMPINLLRAVRGLMRSFQWGWNVADRLAFTEVLASGKQLNASMDEVYTVFGLDAQQTTTLESYLQEYFSRIMKKLKEVDYQKNKNKKQKPKKTPFKQSSKANSQ